The nucleotide sequence ACCGAGGCCCCTATGACCATGTTGATGGAGGCTATCTCGCTCTCGGCCTGTATGAAGGTGCCTCCCACTTCCAGAAGTCTGGAAGAAAGGTACTCGGGCAGCTCATTCTGGGGTGTGATGGGATAGCCAAAATAATATCGGCATCCAGCCCTCACAGCAGCTTCCCCTACCACATGGGCCCCACGCATCAACATCTTCTCGCTCGGCACGGCTCACCTCTTAAGAATTCAAGATCAAAGCCCGCCTGCGGCGGGCGCTTGCAGTTCATACTAGCCGGGCAGTGTTAGGCTAGTCAAGGCCCCAGTAGAACCTCTCGAGCAAGAAACTCCTTTTCCTCTCCACTAAAGTCCATATCCGGCAAACTAAACTGCCCTCCAAGCGAAAGCTGGAACCCCCAGACCACACTTGGCTGTCTTCAGCTTAAACCCGGGAAACCCCTGAAAATCAGGCGGCCTTTGAGAATAAATCTCTCCATCCCAGCATATGGTGAATCTAGCCACCATTTTTCCCCAGCCTGAACAATGAAGACCAAGGAGAATCACACCAAAAGCACTCTTTTTTGCCAGCTGGCAAGAAATATTGCTGGATTACCAGACATTTTTTCCCCTGTGGCACAAGATTTCATGGGCCGCCTGAGCTTGGAGATCAAGTCTTTCTCCTAGGGGGCGCAGCCAGGGATGAATGCCCCTGGGAGTTTTTTCTCTGCAGGAACCGCTGGGGTGTGAATTGTTCCATGCATTGGTGGATCTGATTCTTCACATGAGGCCTCATGATGCCTTCTGGCGCATGGCAAGGCCGGATACTATAATGCTCTTATGAAAAAACGATCCCCAAGAGATTCCAATTCCTGTCAGAATCCAGGCCCAATCCAGGAGGCACCCAAGCTTCTTTTTGCCGATGAAAAAGGAGTCATCTACGAGCACCCTTATCTGCTTGCCATGGGCATGGCTGGTGAAGAGCTGGTGCTACCCAAACTGGAGGAATGGATCCCCTTACCCGAGATGAGCAAGCTTTTTTTTGTACCAGGATGTCCACCTGTAGGTGTGGATCCCCAAGATGGCAGCCTGGTGTGCCTGGAGACGGAAAAGGTAGGATGTAAAAGGGTCAGATGTTCTGCTGTGGCCGCATTCCTGGAGCCCGGGTACGTGCGCACGCTTCTGCCTGCCTTTACAAGCTCAACAAGAACCTATGTGTTACCTCTTTGGGCATACACTGCCGTGGGATTCGCCCCCAATGGATATGTGACAGCTGCCTTCCGGGTGGAGGAGAATCCTCGCTGGGATCCCAGAAACTTCGATGATAGAGATCTTCTCCCCAGGGTGAAGGAGAGACTCCAGGAGAAAAAAAGCCCCCTCTTGAGCCACCTGGCCCATTGCGCACTGAGAAATCACTGCTTTGCCGCCAAGAATCTCTTCATGAGACGGTGGGAAGCCCCCATCCCGGTCAGCAGAAAGTGCAATGCCAGATGTCTGGGCTGCCTTTCGAGTCAGCCCAAGGATTCCTGCCCCCCAGCCCATGGGCGTATTAGATTCAGGCCTGGGCTGGAAGAGATAGTGGAGTTGGCCCAGGAACACCTGGAGCAGGCCCAGGAACCCATTGTTAGTTTTGGGCAGGGCTGCGAGGGGGAGCCTCTCACAGAGGCAGAACTCATAGCCCAGGCCGTCGGTACAATCAGGGCCCGTACCCAGCTGGGCACCTTGAACATGAACACCAACGGCAGTCTTCCTCAGGCTCTCAGAAGGGTGGTTGAGGCAGGGCTGGATTCCATAAGGGTGAGCCTAAACAGCGCACGCCCTGAATTCTACAAAGCCTATTGCAGACCACTGGGCTTTGGCCTGGAGGAGGTGGAGGAATCCCTTGTCTTGGCCAGGGAGGCCGGTCTTTTCACCATGATCAATTACCTGGTTTTCCCGGGTGTCAGTGATCAGGAGGAGGAATGGAAAAGCCTAAAAGGGCTCGTGCAAAGAACAGGTGTCCAGTTCCTTCACCTCAAGAACTTGTGCATTGACCCCCAAGTTTATTTAAATGCCATGCCCAAGACTGCATCATCCCCCATGGGCATGCGCCGGCTGTGGGAGAAAATCCGCCAGGAGCTGCCCCAGGTAAGGCTCGGGTACTTCAATCAGCCGATTCTCAAGTCCGAATCCCGAATTCTTCCCTGAGCCTCTGGGAGGTCTGAACTGTCAGATCCATGGCTCGTATGGCAGACTCAGGATCCAGACTCCCCAGGCCGCAAGCCGGGGTTATGAAGGAATTCCTGAGAATTTCCTTCAAACCCACCCTTTCTTGAGCCAGGCTTTGGGCCTTCTCTTTCCAGCTCTGGGCCAAGGTTTCTGCTTTGAGCTTCTCCAGATCCTCTCCCCTTGTGGGTACTATGCCCCAAGCCAAGATCCCTCCCCTGTCCAAGAAATCCATGAGCTCCTGGCTGAAAAGAGCTACTCTATCAAAGTAGGAGTAAGCGTCGAAACTCAAGACTCTAAGCTCTTTGATGTTCAGCAGGGCTCCCCAGTCAGCATTGGCACAAACATGCACGCCCGGCCAAGCCCCCTCTGCCTCCACGGCCGTCAATATTTCCCGCAGATTTGCCAGGGCCTCTTGAGGTGCTATGCTGATCAGCGAGGAGCTGCCTAGGTTTCCCAGTGTCGGCTCATCCACGGACAAGATTACAACTCTTGCCAACTGCTTTAGCTTCCTGGCCTGCCAGCGCGCCTTGAGGCACAAGAGCCTTACCATGGCTTCCCTGACCCTCTCATCATGGTAAGCCCACCTTGATTTGGAGTCCTGAATCCCCGTAAGCACGCTCAAGGGTCCGCTCACCTGTCCTTTTACAAAGGCCAAAGTCCTGCCCGAGCAAATTACATCCATCAACCGATAAAACCCTGGTGCCGCCTGGGAGCTCATGACAAAAAGGGATGAATCCAAGTCCTTGTTCCCCTCGGTCACGGCCAAGAACTCTTCATAAAAAAGCAAGAGTTCTCTTTCAAAATCCTCCCCCTCGTTCTGCACCCACACACGAGAGCCCACCCTCAAGCCTGGCAGGCCCTCGGAGAACTGAAGCAGGAAACTCTCTTGGGGATGCACTGGCAGCTGAACCCAATGGGGGCTCTGAGGGGTTCTCTTCAAGACCTCATCCAGCGCCTCTTTGTGATCCTGAAAAGGAAGACTCCCAATAAAAAAGGGAAGCCCCATGGGCCTTGGTTCCTCAAGCTCCAAGCTCATTGGAATTCTCCAGGATTTATTATGATTTCAAGTCTCAAGAAATTTCCAAAGTCAAAAGAATCGATCCATGCAACCTCTCTTGGAACAAACCTAGAGCCTCACCTTTTTAAAACAATGAACTCCCATGGCTTTCTTGGGGCTTACATGGGTGAAAAACCATATTTCACCAAGGGTGCATTTTACCCTGAGCCCAACTGCACGCCAAGGTTGGCTGCCTGGATGGGTTGCGGCCATAAGGGCCATGGACCTGCAGTTCCCTTAATCCGTGAAATGTTTTGGGGGATGAGTACTCACAGGGCCTGCTTGACCCATGTCCAGGCGCAACCCGGCTTTCTGTTTCAGATCCCGAATGCTTTAAACCTGAAAGAAGATTTTTCCTTGCACATTGAAGATGCTTCTGGCACCATTTGGATGGGGTGAACCTCTGGATGCCGGCTGCAGGCCGAGAAATGGTAAGGCTCTGGCGGCTTCATGGGGTCGGCTGGATGGGAGGTAAACCAGTTGCCAGATCCAAACTGCCCTTCCAAATCTTCGCCTTTGGGTGCCAGGTGCCCCAGATGCCAGGAAAAGCTTTCACCTCACGCCATGGAGGGCTTTGCTCTGCAAGTGTGCACCCTGTGTGGAGGTCTCTGGATAGGCCTGGAGGAGTTCAAAGAAGCTCTAAAAAAGAGGCCCCCAGAATCTTTGGGAAATCACCAGCAAAGAGGAGATACGGCTTTAGCTTTGTGGGAAGAAGGAAAGCTGGCCTGCCCACTTTGCGGCCTGAGCATGAGCAAAGGGCGCTACGCTTACTCCAGCGACGTGATAATAGATAGATGTGAGCACTGTGGCGGAATCTGGCTGGACAGAGGGGAACTGGCTCGCCTGAGAGCCTTTGTACACAGGCCAGTTCCTGAAGATAGGCTCCTCATGGCCCAGATGGAGGCCCAGGCACTCAAGAAGAAGGCTCAGGCCAGGGAATTGTCCCAGGCCCGGGCCACAGGCGCAGGAGCCTCCTTGGGGGAGATCCTTAGAATACTCAAAGAGATTTTTTCTTGAGGCCGGGCAGGAAACCCTTGTTGTCCTCAATCCTCGCGGGATTTTGTGGTCTTCTCACAAGGGAGGTGATCCATGGCCAAGAACTTTTCTTTCTGGCCAAAAGGTTGGCCCACCAGTCTCAATTATCCTGAGCTGCCAGTACAGGCCATATTGGAGAACACAGCAAGAAGGGTTCCAGATCGCATAGCCATTATCTTTTCGGGCCTGGAGCTGACCTATGGAGAACTGCTGGATCTTTCCAAGAGGTTTTCCTCTGCCCTTTTTCACTTGGGTGTAAGAAAGGCAGACAGGGTGGCCATCCACCTGCCCAACTGCCCGCAATTCGCTGTGGCTTACTACGCTCTGTTGAGGATAGGGGCGGTATTTACCCCCTTGAGTCCTCTTCTGTCCCCAAGAGAGGCCCATCACCAGCTTTCAGATTCAGGTGCCGAGACTCTCATCTCCCTGGATCTGCTCTTTTCAAACATAAGACCCGTTCTGGCAGATACGGCTGTAAAGAGGATCATCACCACCAGTCTGGCGGATTGTTTTTCAGCCCTGAACGCCCCTCTGAAGCCCATAGGGAAGATAGTCGTGCCTGACACCCTGGACATGGTGAGTTTGCTCAGGGAGCATCCAGAAGAGCCCCCGGAGGTTGAGATCAACCCCCGGGAGGATCTGGCCCATCTGGCTTATACTGGAGGCACTACAGGACTGCCCAAGGCAGCCATGCTTACCCATTTCAATGTGGTATGCAATGTACTTCAGGTCTCCCACTGGTTTAGCGGCTCAGAACCAGTGGTGGAACAAGGCCTGATAAAGAGTAGACCCCCGCAGGGGGCAATTCAATCCATGCCAAAGACCATCCAGCCGGATCAGGAGACAGCACTGGTGGTGGTTCCCTGGTTTCATGCCATGGGGGTCGTGGGTTATCTGAACAACCAGGTATACAGTGGAAATACCATGGTGGTCTTCCCCCGATTCGATGCCACAGAGTATCTTAAGGCTGTGCGGAAATATGGAGCTACCATGCTGGGTGGTGCGCCTCAGCTCTACATTCCCTTGGTGAATCATCCAGATTTCCTAAAACAGGATCTTTCCACCATAAAGTTGGCAGCTTCCGGCGCTGCACCTCTGGCGCGTTCGGTGCTGGATCGAATGATGGATGCTTTCTCTGGAGTGGTTGCCGAAGGCTACGGTCTGACCGAGTGTACCAT is from bacterium and encodes:
- a CDS encoding long-chain fatty acid--CoA ligase, which codes for MAKNFSFWPKGWPTSLNYPELPVQAILENTARRVPDRIAIIFSGLELTYGELLDLSKRFSSALFHLGVRKADRVAIHLPNCPQFAVAYYALLRIGAVFTPLSPLLSPREAHHQLSDSGAETLISLDLLFSNIRPVLADTAVKRIITTSLADCFSALNAPLKPIGKIVVPDTLDMVSLLREHPEEPPEVEINPREDLAHLAYTGGTTGLPKAAMLTHFNVVCNVLQVSHWFSGSEPVVEQGLIKSRPPQGAIQSMPKTIQPDQETALVVVPWFHAMGVVGYLNNQVYSGNTMVVFPRFDATEYLKAVRKYGATMLGGAPQLYIPLVNHPDFLKQDLSTIKLAASGAAPLARSVLDRMMDAFSGVVAEGYGLTECTMCAAFNPPSRELVRAGSVGLPLFDTEVKIVDLVTGQELPPNQDGEICIKGPQVMKGYWNKPQETEKTIVDGWLLTGDIGHLDQDGFLYITDRKKDMIIYKGYNVYPRELEEVLFTHPAVEQCAVVGREDVELGEVPVAFVKLRMGAQATPEEIMEHVNQQVARYKRIREVVFMEQIPVSAAGKVLKKELRELLRQKEQKEPSRK
- a CDS encoding zf-TFIIB domain-containing protein; its protein translation is MPDPNCPSKSSPLGARCPRCQEKLSPHAMEGFALQVCTLCGGLWIGLEEFKEALKKRPPESLGNHQQRGDTALALWEEGKLACPLCGLSMSKGRYAYSSDVIIDRCEHCGGIWLDRGELARLRAFVHRPVPEDRLLMAQMEAQALKKKAQARELSQARATGAGASLGEILRILKEIFS
- a CDS encoding radical SAM protein, with the translated sequence MKKRSPRDSNSCQNPGPIQEAPKLLFADEKGVIYEHPYLLAMGMAGEELVLPKLEEWIPLPEMSKLFFVPGCPPVGVDPQDGSLVCLETEKVGCKRVRCSAVAAFLEPGYVRTLLPAFTSSTRTYVLPLWAYTAVGFAPNGYVTAAFRVEENPRWDPRNFDDRDLLPRVKERLQEKKSPLLSHLAHCALRNHCFAAKNLFMRRWEAPIPVSRKCNARCLGCLSSQPKDSCPPAHGRIRFRPGLEEIVELAQEHLEQAQEPIVSFGQGCEGEPLTEAELIAQAVGTIRARTQLGTLNMNTNGSLPQALRRVVEAGLDSIRVSLNSARPEFYKAYCRPLGFGLEEVEESLVLAREAGLFTMINYLVFPGVSDQEEEWKSLKGLVQRTGVQFLHLKNLCIDPQVYLNAMPKTASSPMGMRRLWEKIRQELPQVRLGYFNQPILKSESRILP